Proteins encoded in a region of the Halioglobus maricola genome:
- a CDS encoding efflux RND transporter permease subunit yields MLAQYIYKHSRYFALLIICVFALGVNSFSNIPRQEEPTLTNFGGSVIAFYPGATPDRVEALVTKPIEDEIRKIPELDKLMTTSSSGVASMQVRLIDSLPDHELERVWSEVRDALADAYPQFPPGAQMPFLDTDRFQSFTAIVALSGRDGADIPLSLLGRMAEDLADQARNLEGTELAVVFGEPAEEIRVEVDESALVARGLSLAQVSAALHAADAKFSSGRATGAGTDMLIELAGDFDSLARIREVIVNTSSSGSVTRISDLARVYKDAVTPTPTKALIQGKPGILVGIAMKDGGQVDRWAEGFRTFLQQYNAEAPASVLVELTFDQSTYAKSRLVGVTQNLAIGISLVLLVLLFTLGWRAAVVVAIILPLCGMISMVVMERTGMALHQMTICGLIVALGLLVDGSIVMTDEIRKRLLEEQTPYDAIAGAVSRLRIPLLSSALTTILAFMPMALMPGPGGDFIGVIAQSVIIMLVTSTALALIVTPVLAAWLLPRTREDSRHWYSGGMDGGKMSAALASAMDWSLRHPVAAVTLALSLPLTGFLSFPTLTAQFFPGTDRDQMYIRVKMADGRSIDDSLALVERLDKRLRDDPLIRRVDWTLGESAPAFYYNLYRTKDGIPSWAEALIMTRDENQTDDLIRSLQLELDRDFPQARIIVNGIYQGPPVNAPIELEIHGPNLAVLQQLGEVYRRRLDEMPNIIHTSTDLIGGAPKVVFHLDEERLRLANLQLADAASALNDALLGRVGGEVLEGTERLPVRVRLSESEWSTPDRIADIRLPVPAISGSLTGVPLNALGAPTLEPAQSPISRLNGVRINTVQGYITRGVLPEEVFKVFQKDLAENPIPLPPGYKLVFGGDTDERAKVVDKIMAPMGLIVSALIATIVLTFNSWRLTGIAILVCVCSMGLSLLSLALFQYPFGVMSLVGVIGSIGVSINAAIIIMTALQANSAAIAGGTLAIREVVMDSSRHIVSTTVTTFGGFLPLILEGSQFWPPFAMAIAGGVLLSTIISFFLVPPLFLLTVRSQHNFGFGRLEVTGTEEATS; encoded by the coding sequence ATGCTTGCCCAATATATCTACAAGCACTCTCGCTACTTCGCGCTCCTGATCATCTGCGTGTTTGCCCTGGGGGTAAACAGCTTTAGCAATATCCCGCGGCAAGAAGAGCCGACGCTAACCAACTTTGGCGGCAGCGTCATCGCCTTTTACCCGGGCGCCACGCCCGACCGGGTTGAGGCGCTGGTGACCAAACCGATCGAGGATGAAATCCGCAAAATTCCAGAGCTCGACAAACTGATGACCACCTCAAGTTCGGGCGTAGCTTCCATGCAGGTCAGGCTCATCGATTCGCTGCCCGATCACGAGTTGGAACGGGTCTGGTCAGAGGTGCGCGACGCCCTGGCAGATGCCTATCCTCAATTCCCCCCTGGGGCCCAGATGCCGTTTCTCGACACGGACAGGTTCCAGTCTTTCACAGCGATAGTGGCACTCTCTGGCCGCGACGGTGCTGACATCCCCCTCTCGCTGCTGGGGCGCATGGCTGAAGATCTGGCGGACCAGGCGCGGAACCTTGAAGGCACCGAACTTGCAGTCGTGTTTGGCGAACCCGCTGAAGAAATTCGCGTGGAAGTCGACGAGAGCGCACTGGTTGCGCGCGGACTGAGCCTGGCTCAGGTATCCGCTGCGCTGCATGCAGCAGACGCGAAGTTCTCTTCCGGCAGGGCGACCGGCGCCGGCACCGACATGCTGATCGAACTCGCCGGCGATTTTGACTCACTGGCGCGAATTCGGGAGGTGATCGTCAACACATCCAGCAGTGGCTCCGTCACCCGCATCTCTGATCTGGCCAGGGTTTACAAGGACGCTGTCACCCCTACCCCGACCAAAGCCCTCATTCAGGGCAAGCCCGGGATTCTGGTGGGTATCGCAATGAAGGATGGCGGCCAGGTAGACCGCTGGGCGGAAGGCTTCAGGACGTTCCTGCAGCAATACAATGCCGAGGCACCTGCCAGCGTGCTGGTTGAACTAACCTTCGACCAGAGCACCTATGCCAAGAGCCGTCTTGTGGGGGTCACCCAAAATCTTGCTATCGGCATCTCGCTCGTATTGCTGGTGCTGCTTTTCACGCTGGGCTGGCGTGCTGCAGTGGTGGTGGCCATTATCCTTCCTCTATGCGGCATGATTTCTATGGTGGTAATGGAACGCACAGGCATGGCTCTACACCAGATGACCATCTGCGGCCTTATTGTGGCCCTGGGTCTGCTGGTGGACGGCTCAATCGTCATGACCGACGAGATCCGCAAGCGCCTGCTTGAAGAGCAGACACCCTATGACGCCATAGCCGGGGCCGTCAGCCGGTTGCGGATTCCGCTGCTCTCCTCTGCACTGACGACCATTCTCGCCTTCATGCCCATGGCGCTGATGCCGGGCCCCGGAGGGGACTTCATCGGTGTGATTGCCCAGTCAGTGATTATCATGCTGGTGACCTCGACAGCGCTGGCGCTCATCGTCACGCCTGTGCTGGCGGCCTGGCTACTACCGCGTACCCGTGAAGACAGCCGCCATTGGTATAGCGGTGGCATGGATGGCGGCAAAATGAGTGCCGCCCTGGCGAGCGCTATGGACTGGAGCCTGCGTCACCCTGTCGCCGCCGTGACGCTCGCCTTGTCTCTGCCCCTGACTGGATTTCTCAGCTTCCCGACACTGACTGCCCAGTTTTTTCCCGGCACCGACAGGGACCAGATGTACATCAGGGTCAAAATGGCCGATGGCCGATCTATCGACGATAGCTTGGCCCTGGTAGAGCGACTCGACAAGCGCCTTCGCGATGACCCCTTGATCAGGCGCGTTGATTGGACGCTCGGGGAAAGCGCGCCGGCGTTTTACTACAATCTCTATCGTACCAAAGACGGAATCCCCTCCTGGGCCGAAGCACTAATCATGACCCGGGATGAAAACCAGACCGATGACCTGATTCGATCGCTACAACTCGAACTGGATCGAGACTTTCCCCAGGCCCGTATAATCGTCAATGGTATTTATCAGGGCCCGCCCGTGAATGCCCCGATAGAACTGGAAATTCACGGCCCGAACCTGGCGGTGCTACAGCAGCTCGGCGAGGTCTATCGACGACGTCTGGATGAGATGCCGAACATAATTCACACCAGCACAGACCTGATCGGCGGTGCGCCGAAAGTCGTCTTCCATCTGGACGAGGAGCGTCTGCGCCTGGCTAATCTGCAACTGGCAGATGCGGCTTCCGCCCTCAATGACGCGCTGCTGGGCCGCGTTGGCGGCGAAGTACTTGAGGGGACTGAGCGATTACCCGTGCGAGTTCGGTTGAGCGAATCAGAGTGGAGCACGCCCGACAGAATCGCCGACATTCGCCTGCCAGTACCTGCTATATCTGGTTCACTTACCGGGGTACCGCTCAATGCCCTGGGTGCACCAACCCTGGAGCCCGCCCAAAGCCCCATCAGCCGGCTCAATGGCGTGCGCATCAACACGGTGCAGGGCTATATTACTCGCGGCGTCCTGCCGGAAGAGGTGTTCAAAGTCTTCCAGAAGGACCTCGCAGAAAATCCTATCCCCCTGCCGCCTGGGTATAAACTCGTTTTCGGCGGCGACACAGATGAGCGCGCCAAAGTCGTCGACAAAATCATGGCTCCCATGGGTCTGATCGTATCGGCCCTGATCGCCACCATCGTTCTGACCTTCAATTCCTGGCGGCTCACCGGCATCGCCATTCTGGTATGCGTTTGCTCGATGGGTCTGTCGCTACTGTCGCTCGCACTCTTCCAGTACCCGTTTGGCGTGATGTCCCTGGTCGGTGTTATCGGCTCCATCGGTGTATCAATTAACGCTGCCATCATCATCATGACCGCGCTACAGGCAAACTCAGCGGCGATCGCAGGCGGCACTCTCGCAATTCGCGAGGTCGTGATGGATTCGAGCCGGCACATTGTGTCCACCACCGTGACAACCTTTGGCGGCTTTCTGCCACTAATACTTGAGGGAAGTCAGTTCTGGCCACCCTTCGCCATGGCCATCGCCGGCGGCGTTCTGCTCTCTACTATTATCTCTTTCTTCCTGGTTCCTCCCTTGTTCCTGCTCACTGTGCGCTCGCAGCATAACTTTGGATTTGGCCGCTTAGAGGTTACCGGTACTGAGGAAGCTACCTCATGA
- a CDS encoding efflux RND transporter periplasmic adaptor subunit, with translation MAIQINPKFSGLVGIGVAALITISLSSALHVRTAMGDKPSPRVPLTVEPVIYTQQDHYDREVSYLGLITAGRKANLGFEVPGTVAELPWREGSPVAKGEIIARLDDAALRASYRATEGDLDQARSELELGRLKARRQQELRETGAVSREAFDETRLRAEALESRVVATEARLHSIAIQLEKASLRAPYDGIIGDRFIHEGAVVNPGSPVVHFIETAGREANIGVTVTRARALVPGQEYTLTLRGQTFNSPLLTVRPDVDPVTRVTTAVFSLPEDIDAVDGEPVSLLLSESVPSIGGWLPIASLLEGNRGLWTVLRLDRDGDIAVTVREAVEVVEIRGDQAFVHGTLADGTEVVASGVHRITPGTVVSVGPASTEVE, from the coding sequence ATGGCAATTCAAATCAATCCGAAATTCAGTGGCCTTGTTGGCATTGGCGTCGCTGCACTGATTACGATCAGCCTGTCCAGCGCCCTGCACGTACGCACAGCCATGGGCGACAAACCCTCCCCCCGTGTCCCGCTGACTGTAGAACCGGTGATTTACACCCAACAGGACCACTACGACCGAGAGGTATCGTATCTGGGACTCATCACTGCTGGCCGCAAGGCCAATCTGGGCTTCGAGGTGCCAGGCACCGTAGCCGAACTGCCGTGGCGCGAAGGCAGTCCGGTCGCCAAAGGCGAAATCATTGCCCGCCTGGATGACGCCGCATTGCGCGCCAGCTACCGTGCTACCGAGGGTGATCTTGACCAGGCTCGCTCGGAACTCGAATTGGGCCGCCTGAAAGCCAGGCGACAGCAGGAGTTGCGTGAAACAGGCGCGGTCTCACGTGAAGCATTCGATGAGACGAGATTGCGGGCAGAAGCATTAGAATCTCGCGTCGTCGCCACCGAAGCACGGCTCCACAGCATCGCCATCCAGTTGGAGAAGGCCAGCCTCCGTGCGCCCTATGACGGCATTATTGGCGATAGATTTATTCACGAAGGTGCCGTGGTAAACCCCGGCAGCCCGGTGGTCCACTTTATCGAGACCGCAGGTCGCGAGGCGAACATCGGCGTCACAGTGACCCGGGCTCGCGCCCTGGTGCCAGGGCAGGAATACACACTGACCTTACGCGGACAGACGTTCAACAGCCCTCTGCTGACGGTGCGTCCAGACGTCGACCCGGTGACGCGGGTTACCACCGCCGTATTCTCTCTCCCGGAAGATATCGATGCCGTGGACGGCGAGCCCGTCAGCCTGTTGCTCTCTGAATCGGTTCCCTCCATCGGGGGCTGGTTACCTATCGCCTCTTTACTGGAAGGTAATCGTGGACTGTGGACTGTGCTCAGGCTCGATCGCGATGGCGACATTGCAGTGACTGTGCGCGAGGCCGTCGAGGTTGTCGAAATACGGGGCGACCAGGCATTTGTGCACGGCACGCTCGCCGATGGCACTGAAGTAGTAGCCAGCGGCGTCCACCGAATCACCCCCGGGACCGTCGTTTCCGTTGGGCCTGCATCGACCGAGGTCGAATAA
- the dnaX gene encoding DNA polymerase III subunit gamma/tau: MSYQVLARKWRPKIFREMVGQEHVLQALINALDHDRLHHAYLFTGTRGVGKTTIARILAKCLNCEVGVSSEPCGECGSCIEIAEGRSVDLLEVDAASRTKVEDTRELLENVQYAPTRSRYKIYLIDEVHMLSNSSFNALLKTLEEPPPHVKFLLATTDPQKLLPTVLSRCLQFNLKNMPPDQIVGHLRNVLEQEMVSFEEPALYLLGRAAAGSMRDALSLTDQAIAFGSGKLVEDDVRSMLGTVDLTFVYQLLEAVAAGDAAQTLAVVERMSEHAPDFEGSIDELISLAHRIAVAQLVPDGIDNSWGDAERVAALAQSITAEDAQFFYQIAVNGKRDMAYTPDPRSGFEMLLLRMLAFRPAAVIDANLAPDQLQPAPQTAPVAAGEGGQAVKKPSEQVAPPAVPAAEAPAPVPQAKPALQTRPDKSPAAALAREVATPSPPPVAAQSSVAVPTAPSAETKPANTIAAPAEFSDLNSANWPQILEQLGLLGMVYSIASNCELVTVDGHALRFMLDEANSSLFNDGHSNKIALALQNYYGRELSVSIDVGTPAGETPAMRAARATRERQQQAVNEIDSDERLQALMTRFDGALDRASIAPTDS; encoded by the coding sequence ATGTCCTACCAGGTACTTGCGCGCAAGTGGCGGCCAAAAATCTTTCGGGAAATGGTCGGCCAGGAGCACGTGCTACAGGCGCTGATCAATGCGCTCGACCACGACAGGCTGCATCATGCCTATCTTTTTACCGGCACCCGGGGGGTGGGCAAAACCACCATCGCCCGTATCCTGGCCAAATGTCTCAACTGCGAAGTAGGGGTCAGCTCCGAACCCTGTGGCGAATGCGGTTCCTGTATTGAGATAGCTGAGGGCCGTAGCGTCGATCTGCTCGAAGTAGATGCTGCCTCTCGCACCAAGGTTGAAGATACCCGGGAGTTGCTGGAGAACGTTCAGTACGCACCCACACGCTCTCGCTACAAAATTTACCTCATCGATGAGGTGCATATGCTCTCCAACAGCAGCTTCAATGCTCTGCTGAAGACGCTGGAAGAGCCTCCACCCCACGTAAAATTCTTGCTCGCGACCACTGACCCGCAGAAGTTGCTGCCGACCGTGCTATCGCGCTGTCTGCAGTTCAATCTGAAAAATATGCCACCGGACCAGATCGTTGGTCACCTGCGCAATGTGTTGGAGCAGGAGATGGTGAGTTTCGAGGAGCCGGCGCTATACCTTCTCGGGCGCGCTGCGGCGGGCAGTATGCGGGATGCCCTTAGCCTGACCGACCAGGCGATTGCCTTCGGATCTGGCAAGCTCGTTGAAGATGATGTGCGCTCCATGCTGGGTACGGTGGACCTCACGTTTGTCTACCAGTTACTGGAGGCAGTCGCTGCAGGTGACGCCGCACAGACGCTGGCCGTTGTTGAACGCATGTCCGAGCACGCTCCCGATTTCGAGGGGAGTATCGACGAGTTGATTTCATTGGCGCACCGCATAGCCGTTGCCCAGCTTGTTCCCGATGGTATCGACAACAGCTGGGGAGATGCTGAGCGTGTCGCTGCGCTGGCGCAATCGATTACTGCTGAAGACGCCCAGTTCTTCTACCAGATTGCAGTGAATGGCAAGCGCGATATGGCTTATACGCCTGATCCCCGCAGCGGGTTCGAGATGTTGCTTCTGCGGATGCTCGCCTTCAGGCCGGCAGCGGTCATTGATGCGAACCTCGCTCCAGATCAATTGCAGCCCGCGCCACAAACTGCACCTGTGGCCGCCGGGGAGGGCGGCCAGGCCGTAAAAAAGCCGAGTGAGCAGGTAGCGCCGCCGGCGGTGCCTGCGGCGGAGGCCCCTGCGCCTGTGCCACAAGCCAAGCCTGCACTGCAGACACGGCCCGATAAATCTCCAGCGGCAGCGCTCGCGCGGGAAGTTGCAACTCCGAGTCCGCCACCCGTTGCAGCACAATCGTCAGTCGCTGTCCCAACTGCGCCTTCTGCCGAGACCAAGCCCGCAAACACTATCGCAGCGCCTGCTGAATTCTCTGATCTCAATTCAGCAAATTGGCCGCAAATTCTCGAACAATTGGGCCTGCTTGGCATGGTCTATAGCATTGCCAGTAATTGCGAATTGGTTACAGTCGATGGCCACGCCCTGCGATTCATGCTGGATGAGGCCAACTCCAGCCTGTTCAACGACGGTCACAGCAATAAAATTGCCCTGGCGTTGCAGAACTACTACGGCCGCGAACTGTCCGTGTCTATAGACGTCGGTACGCCCGCGGGTGAGACACCGGCCATGCGCGCAGCTCGAGCGACACGTGAGCGCCAGCAGCAGGCGGTGAATGAGATTGAT